The Synergistota bacterium DNA segment GGGGTTAGAAACTTCTATAGTCGCTTGGAGAGATGGTCATCTTATAGATGCGGATAACTACTTGACTGGGGATTCTCCTATGGGGGTTGTATCTTCAGGATGGCTTCCAAACTCTGGAGCTCTTTCTCTTTATTACGAGATGGGAAAGTCTTTGAAGGAAATAAAGGAGCTTATTCATGGTGAGGGAGGACTAAAGGCCTATTATGGGATCCAGGATATAGAGGAGCTTTCTAAAAGAGAGGGTGAATTACCTTTAGAGGTTTTTCTTTATTGGGTGGCTAAAGGTATTGGAGGCATGGCTGGCGTTCTAAAGGGTAAGCCTGACGGCGTTATTTTGGGCGGACCATGGATTAGACATGATTTTGTTGTTAAGAGGCTCAAAGACTACCTTTCTTTTCTCCTTATCCTTGAAAGCGAAAAAATAAAATGATAAAATCTTAATGGTGATGTGCTTGTGGGAGAGATTTTTTATAGTCCAACAAAAGGTGCTCTAACTTTTGATGATATGATGAACGTTATAGTGAACTATATATCTCAGAATAATGGATCCTATCGTCTTATAATAGGCACAGATTCCTCGGAGGGAGAGGGGGAGACCGTTTTCGTCACCGCTGTTGTACTTTATAGAGTTGGAAAGGGAGGAATATATTTCTATAGAAGGTTAAGGGAAGAAAGTAATCAGGGTTTTAAAAGAAGGATATTCTATGAAACTCATTTAAGTTTAGATGTAGCAAGCAGGATAAGCCATGCGCTTTCAAAGATCGAGCTCGAGGAATATCCTCATCTGGAGATTCATTTAGATGTGGGGCCTGAAGGTAGGACGAGGGAGATCGTGGCAAGCGTCATATCCTATGTTACTGGTAATGGATTTGAAGCTAAGATTAAGCCTGACTCCTTTGGGGCGACTAAGGTCGCTGATAAATACGTTTAGGAGGTGTTAAGTTTGGTTGCAACCTTGGAGGAGTTGATAATTGCCTTTAAGCTTGGAAATGAGGAGTATGGTGTGGATGTCTCTCAAATCCAAGAGATAGTGAAGATGAGGGATATAACGAGGGTTCCAAAGGCGCCCTATTACATAAAGGGGGTCATGAATCTAAGGGGCAACGTTATACCAGTTATAGATCTAAGAAAGCGTTTCTCTCTTCCTTCAAAAGAGGCAACGGATCAATCTAGGATTATCGTCTTTGATATAAAAGGGGTTAAGTTTGGCATAGTGGTGGATGCGGTTTCAGAGGTTATAAGGCTTTCTAAGAGCGATATAGAGCCTCCTCCACCTATAGCTATGGGTGGGATAGAGGCCGCTTACATAAGGGGAGTTGGAAAGCTTCAGAACAAGCTGATAATCCTTCTTGACCTTGAAAAGGCCCTTAAATTAGGAGAGCTGGTGGGTGAGGAGGCAAAAGAGTAGAAGTTGCCTACCCTTTTTATAGCAGCTTATGCTCGTCTTCCTCAAGATATAACCGCTTATGAACTTTATAAAGTTTTAGGTCTTTTTCTTGAAGTTGACGAAGAGTCTGGTATAATAATGGATGTAGAGGTTAGTGTGGCAAGTAGCATCGGACGAAGGATATTAAGCGAATGCATGAAAGGAAAGAGCTTGTTAAACGAGCTAGATTTGATAAAGAAGGAGCTTTACAGAAGATATCATGGTGAAGCACGCGGGGCGGTTATAGCGGCTTTAAATGCTGCCCGCCAGCGCTTCATAGATAGAAAGAAGATAGTGGAGAAAGAGACCCTCTCTTAAAAGGGTGGTGTGTTGTTGACATACCCTTACATCATCTGAGAGAGGGTTGAAGAGGGAAGAGAGTGGCCTTCTTTTTAGGGTGAAAGATTAAAGGCTACCTCCTGGAATATGGGGAGGTAGCCTTTATTTTATTAAAGCGGGGTGGAGGCTTTGACTGAGCTTAAAAGTAGGATAAGGGATGGAAAATTACATTCTAAGGTAACTTCTCCTAGGGAGGCTGCTTCTTTAATAGGTGATGGGATGGTAATTGCCTGTAGCGGTTTTACTCCTGCTGGTTATCCTAAGGCGGTTCCTTTGGCTTTGGCGGAAAGGGTTAAGGAAGGTGAGCTTTTAAGGCTCAGCCTATGGACTGGTGCTTCTGTTGGGCCAGAGCTTGATGGGGC contains these protein-coding regions:
- a CDS encoding ribonuclease H-like YkuK family protein; protein product: MGEIFYSPTKGALTFDDMMNVIVNYISQNNGSYRLIIGTDSSEGEGETVFVTAVVLYRVGKGGIYFYRRLREESNQGFKRRIFYETHLSLDVASRISHALSKIELEEYPHLEIHLDVGPEGRTREIVASVISYVTGNGFEAKIKPDSFGATKVADKYV
- a CDS encoding chemotaxis protein CheW; amino-acid sequence: MVATLEELIIAFKLGNEEYGVDVSQIQEIVKMRDITRVPKAPYYIKGVMNLRGNVIPVIDLRKRFSLPSKEATDQSRIIVFDIKGVKFGIVVDAVSEVIRLSKSDIEPPPPIAMGGIEAAYIRGVGKLQNKLIILLDLEKALKLGELVGEEAKE
- a CDS encoding DUF3870 domain-containing protein, which encodes MPTLFIAAYARLPQDITAYELYKVLGLFLEVDEESGIIMDVEVSVASSIGRRILSECMKGKSLLNELDLIKKELYRRYHGEARGAVIAALNAARQRFIDRKKIVEKETLS